A single genomic interval of Alcaligenes sp. SDU_A2 harbors:
- the kdsB gene encoding 3-deoxy-manno-octulosonate cytidylyltransferase, translating to MDFTVIIPARLGSTRLPDKPLVDIAGLPMVVRCAQQAALSCARQVLVATDSERVAGIVRQHGFEALLTDSEHPTGTDRLAQAAQLLGLQDQEIVVNVQGDEPLIAPEHIDAAADLLARHAQADIATLAAPVLDADTLFNPNAVKVVCDLQGRALYFSRAPIPWARDALAQGERQLAPGLPALHHIGLYAYRNRFLQRFAQLPRGPLEHYESLEQLRAMENGFQIMVHRLTHAPAAGVDTAQDLERVRAHFANRL from the coding sequence ATGGACTTCACCGTCATCATCCCGGCCCGTCTGGGTTCGACTCGCCTGCCCGACAAGCCCCTGGTGGACATCGCCGGCCTGCCTATGGTTGTGCGCTGCGCTCAGCAGGCCGCTTTATCCTGCGCGCGCCAGGTACTGGTGGCTACCGACTCCGAGCGGGTCGCCGGCATCGTTCGCCAGCATGGCTTTGAAGCCCTGCTGACCGACTCCGAGCACCCCACCGGGACCGACCGCCTGGCCCAGGCTGCGCAATTGCTCGGCTTGCAGGACCAGGAAATTGTGGTCAACGTCCAAGGCGACGAACCCCTGATCGCCCCGGAGCACATCGATGCCGCCGCCGATCTGCTGGCCCGCCACGCCCAGGCTGACATCGCCACTCTGGCCGCGCCTGTCCTGGATGCCGATACCCTGTTCAATCCCAACGCCGTCAAAGTCGTATGCGATTTGCAGGGCCGGGCGCTGTATTTTTCCCGCGCCCCCATTCCCTGGGCACGGGATGCGCTGGCCCAGGGCGAACGGCAACTGGCACCCGGACTTCCCGCATTGCACCATATTGGCCTGTATGCCTACCGGAATCGCTTCCTGCAACGCTTTGCGCAATTGCCGCGCGGGCCGCTGGAACACTACGAGTCATTGGAACAGCTGCGGGCCATGGAGAATGGCTTCCAGATCATGGTACATCGCCTGACTCACGCGCCTGCTGCGGGGGTGGACACGGCCCAAGACCTGGAAAGAGTACGCGCGCACTTCGCAAATCGGTTATAA
- the adk gene encoding adenylate kinase, with protein MRLILLGPPGAGKGTQAAYITEKFGIPQISTGDMLRAAVKAQTPLGLEAKKIMDAGGLVSDDIIIGLVRDRLQQADCEQGYLFDGFPRTIPQADALKSAQVKLDFVVEIDVPEESIIERMSGRRVHPASGRSYHVTFNPPETPGVDDVTGEALVQRDDDREETVRHRLSVYREQTRPLVDYYSQWSATGDAQAPAYRKVSGVGSVEDIRQRILDALQK; from the coding sequence ATGCGACTGATTCTGCTCGGTCCCCCCGGTGCCGGCAAAGGCACCCAAGCAGCCTACATCACGGAAAAATTTGGCATACCCCAGATTTCCACCGGCGATATGCTGCGCGCGGCCGTCAAGGCACAGACCCCTCTGGGCCTGGAAGCCAAGAAGATCATGGATGCCGGCGGCCTGGTCTCGGACGACATCATCATCGGACTGGTGCGTGATCGCCTGCAACAGGCCGATTGCGAACAAGGCTATCTGTTCGACGGTTTTCCACGCACCATCCCGCAAGCCGACGCCCTGAAAAGCGCCCAGGTCAAACTGGATTTCGTGGTGGAAATCGATGTGCCCGAAGAAAGCATCATCGAACGCATGAGTGGGCGACGCGTGCATCCGGCCAGCGGCCGCAGCTACCACGTCACCTTTAACCCACCAGAAACCCCCGGTGTGGATGATGTGACCGGCGAAGCCCTGGTGCAGCGCGACGACGACCGCGAAGAGACCGTGCGCCACCGTTTGTCTGTCTATCGCGAGCAGACCCGACCCCTGGTCGATTACTACTCGCAATGGTCGGCCACCGGCGACGCTCAGGCTCCCGCCTACCGCAAGGTTTCCGGCGTAGGCAGCGTGGAAGACATCCGCCAGCGCATTCTGGACGCACTGCAAAAATAA
- a CDS encoding 3-hydroxyacyl-CoA dehydrogenase, producing the protein MQISNKTFIVTGGASGLGAGTARMLVEHGADVLIADIQDDAGHALAQELGQRYLRCDVTREEDAQAVVQAATGNPARPLFGLVNCAGVAPAARTVGRDGPHSLDLFQKVVMINLVGTFNMCRLAAAAMSSNNPEPTGERGVLINTASVAAYDGQIGQAAYGASKAGVVGLTLPLARDLAKTGIRCMTIAPGIFGTPMLFGMPQEVQDSLAASIPFPSRLGRPDDYARLVHSIITNEMLNGETIRLDGAIRMGPK; encoded by the coding sequence ATGCAGATCAGCAACAAGACCTTTATCGTAACCGGCGGTGCCTCCGGCCTGGGAGCCGGCACAGCGCGCATGCTGGTCGAGCACGGTGCCGACGTGCTTATCGCCGATATCCAGGACGACGCGGGCCATGCCTTGGCCCAGGAACTGGGCCAGCGCTATCTGCGCTGCGATGTCACCCGCGAAGAAGACGCACAGGCGGTTGTGCAGGCGGCCACCGGTAACCCCGCCCGCCCCCTGTTCGGCCTGGTCAACTGCGCCGGCGTGGCTCCTGCCGCGCGCACCGTCGGCCGCGACGGCCCGCATAGCCTGGATCTGTTCCAGAAAGTGGTCATGATCAATCTGGTGGGCACCTTCAATATGTGTCGCCTGGCCGCTGCCGCCATGAGCAGCAACAACCCCGAGCCGACCGGCGAACGCGGCGTGCTCATCAACACCGCGTCGGTAGCCGCCTACGACGGCCAGATCGGACAGGCCGCGTATGGTGCTTCCAAGGCCGGCGTGGTGGGCCTGACGCTGCCACTGGCGCGCGACCTGGCCAAGACCGGCATACGCTGCATGACGATCGCCCCTGGCATCTTCGGCACCCCCATGCTGTTCGGCATGCCCCAAGAAGTCCAGGACTCGCTGGCCGCCAGCATCCCTTTCCCTTCCCGCCTGGGCCGCCCCGACGATTACGCCCGACTGGTGCACAGCATCATCACCAACGAGATGCTTAACGGCGAGACCATACGGCTGGACGGTGCCATCCGCATGGGTCCGAAATAA
- the murJ gene encoding murein biosynthesis integral membrane protein MurJ, producing MGLFRSAATVSGLTLLSRITGLVRDILIARAFGAGPLTDAFWVAFRIPNLLRRLFAEGAFSQAFVPILGQARKENDQEGVRQLLDRVALLLTVALMAVTAIGILAAPWVVSAMASGMTAPERQQEFGAAVTMTRLMFPYIICMSLVAFASGVLNTWSRFAVPAFTPILLNLSMIAASIFLAPRMDTPIYALAIGVMAGGVAQLAVQWAALAKLGLLPRFSLQLGQARRDPTVRRILRQMLPAILGVSVAQISLLINTNIATWLQAGSVTWLSFADRLMEFPTALLGVALGTVLLPKLSAAHAKDDADNYNALLDWGLRLVLLLGLPAALGMALLSDGLVATLFHYGAFGAADVAQTRLAVGAYSVGLVGLLAIKILAPGFYAKQDIRTPVKIAIAVLVLTQLFNLLLVPYYAHAGLALSIGLGATVNALTLLTLLIRRGIYRPRRDWLGFFLRLIPALLALAAVLLLTDRHIDWIALGSTPLLRVLWMSGVLAASGITYLGLLFVLGFRPSYFTKRG from the coding sequence ATGGGTCTGTTCCGCTCGGCGGCCACAGTCAGTGGCCTGACGCTCCTGTCCCGGATAACGGGACTGGTGCGCGATATCCTGATTGCCCGCGCCTTTGGTGCCGGGCCGTTGACCGACGCCTTCTGGGTGGCGTTTCGCATTCCTAATCTGCTGCGCCGGCTGTTTGCCGAAGGCGCATTTTCGCAAGCCTTCGTCCCCATCCTGGGTCAGGCCCGCAAAGAAAATGACCAGGAGGGGGTGCGCCAACTGCTGGACCGGGTGGCACTGCTACTGACCGTCGCGCTGATGGCGGTCACCGCCATCGGCATTCTGGCCGCCCCCTGGGTCGTCAGTGCCATGGCCAGCGGCATGACTGCGCCCGAACGACAGCAGGAATTTGGTGCCGCCGTCACCATGACGCGGCTGATGTTTCCCTACATCATCTGCATGTCGCTGGTGGCTTTTGCTTCGGGGGTGCTCAACACCTGGAGCCGCTTTGCCGTTCCTGCCTTCACGCCCATTTTGCTGAACCTGTCCATGATTGCCGCCAGCATTTTTCTGGCTCCGCGCATGGACACTCCCATCTATGCGCTGGCCATAGGCGTGATGGCCGGCGGCGTGGCGCAACTGGCCGTGCAATGGGCCGCGCTGGCCAAACTGGGCCTGTTGCCGCGCTTTTCGCTGCAGCTCGGCCAGGCGCGCCGCGACCCCACCGTGCGCCGCATTCTGCGGCAAATGCTGCCGGCCATTCTAGGGGTGTCGGTGGCGCAGATATCCCTGCTGATCAATACCAATATCGCCACCTGGCTGCAGGCCGGCAGCGTCACCTGGCTGTCGTTCGCTGACCGTCTGATGGAGTTTCCCACCGCGTTGCTTGGCGTTGCCCTGGGCACCGTATTGCTGCCCAAGCTCTCGGCCGCTCACGCCAAGGATGACGCCGACAATTACAACGCCCTGCTGGACTGGGGCCTGCGCCTGGTGTTGTTACTGGGCCTGCCAGCCGCCCTGGGCATGGCGCTGCTGTCGGACGGACTGGTGGCCACCCTGTTCCACTATGGCGCTTTTGGAGCAGCCGATGTCGCCCAGACCCGCCTGGCCGTAGGAGCCTATTCGGTAGGACTGGTCGGGTTGCTGGCCATCAAAATCCTGGCCCCCGGTTTCTATGCCAAGCAAGACATACGCACGCCGGTCAAAATTGCCATCGCCGTATTGGTGCTGACCCAGCTGTTCAATCTGCTGCTGGTGCCCTACTATGCCCATGCTGGCCTGGCGCTATCTATCGGACTGGGTGCCACCGTCAATGCCCTGACTTTGCTGACGCTGCTGATCCGCCGTGGCATTTACCGCCCCCGCCGCGACTGGCTGGGCTTTTTCCTGCGCTTGATACCCGCCTTGCTGGCGCTGGCCGCCGTGCTGCTGCTGACGGACCGGCACATCGACTGGATCGCGCTGGGCAGCACGCCGCTGCTGCGCGTACTGTGGATGAGTGGCGTACTGGCTGCCAGCGGCATCACCTATTTGGGCCTGCTGTTTGTGTTGGGTTTTCGACCCTCTTACTTTACAAAGCGGGGTTGA
- the rpsT gene encoding 30S ribosomal protein S20, which produces MANSAQARKRARQAVARNKHNASIRSMLRTAIKRVRQAIDAGDKTAANEVFRKATSIIDRVADKNIIHKNKAARHKSRLSAAIKALA; this is translated from the coding sequence ATGGCTAATTCCGCACAAGCTCGCAAGCGCGCCCGCCAAGCAGTGGCCCGCAACAAACACAACGCCAGCATCCGTTCCATGCTGCGTACCGCGATCAAGCGTGTTCGCCAGGCAATCGATGCCGGCGACAAGACCGCTGCCAACGAAGTCTTTCGCAAAGCAACCAGCATCATCGATCGCGTGGCTGACAAAAACATCATCCACAAAAACAAGGCTGCTCGCCACAAGAGCCGCCTGTCCGCTGCCATCAAGGCTCTTGCCTAA
- a CDS encoding 2-hydroxyacid dehydrogenase encodes MTRPILLQLVPLPDHPALQRVDQYYERVLNDETQPLPDALAQRVQLVLATATTPITAAFMDTLPALRGICNIGVGFDAIDRSHAHQRGVAVSNTPDVLNDCVADLAWALMLDTARRVSAADRYVRAGQWTHEHGFPLSTRVSGKKLGIVGLGRIGQAIAKRASGFDMQLRYHNRRPRKDISWHYEPSLIELAHWADILVVAAVGGDETRGLINRAVLDALGTRGILINIARGSVVDERALVQALQEGRLGGAGLDVFECEPQVPAALRQLDQVVLTPHVASATHETRAAMLGLALDNILHFQETGKLLTPVPYPTQKSPA; translated from the coding sequence ATGACCCGCCCCATTTTGCTCCAACTCGTTCCCCTGCCCGATCACCCTGCCCTGCAGCGCGTCGATCAATACTACGAGCGGGTCTTGAACGATGAAACCCAACCCCTGCCCGACGCCCTTGCCCAGCGCGTCCAATTGGTGCTGGCTACCGCGACCACGCCGATCACGGCTGCTTTCATGGACACGCTGCCTGCACTGCGGGGCATCTGCAATATCGGTGTCGGATTCGACGCCATAGACCGCAGCCATGCGCATCAGCGCGGCGTGGCCGTCAGTAACACCCCGGATGTGCTGAACGATTGCGTCGCCGATCTGGCTTGGGCGCTGATGCTCGATACGGCCCGGCGCGTCAGTGCCGCCGATCGCTATGTCCGTGCCGGGCAATGGACACACGAGCACGGGTTTCCGCTTTCCACCCGCGTCAGCGGCAAGAAACTGGGTATTGTCGGCCTGGGCCGAATCGGTCAAGCCATCGCCAAGCGGGCCAGCGGCTTCGATATGCAGTTACGCTACCACAACCGCCGCCCTCGCAAAGACATCAGCTGGCACTACGAGCCTTCGCTGATCGAGCTGGCCCACTGGGCTGATATTCTGGTCGTAGCGGCTGTAGGCGGCGACGAAACACGAGGTCTGATCAACCGCGCCGTGCTCGATGCGCTGGGTACGCGCGGCATTCTAATTAATATTGCCCGTGGCAGCGTCGTGGACGAACGCGCACTGGTACAGGCCCTGCAAGAAGGACGGCTGGGCGGTGCCGGGCTGGATGTATTTGAATGCGAGCCGCAGGTGCCCGCTGCGCTACGTCAACTGGATCAGGTGGTTCTGACTCCGCATGTGGCCAGCGCCACACACGAAACCCGCGCCGCCATGCTGGGCCTGGCACTGGATAATATTTTGCATTTTCAGGAAACTGGCAAACTGCTCACGCCCGTTCCCTATCCGACGCAAAAAAGCCCTGCTTGA
- a CDS encoding DUF3579 domain-containing protein, which produces MTEPVKQLVIHGVTRQDQRFRPSDWAERLAGVMSQFRPAGMAGGHLTYSPYVVPRLIDGVRCVVVDARLREIEPLAWKFVCGFADDNNLKTSGINPADMSKP; this is translated from the coding sequence ATGACAGAGCCAGTTAAGCAACTTGTAATTCATGGTGTGACCCGGCAGGATCAACGTTTTCGTCCCAGCGACTGGGCCGAGCGCTTGGCCGGCGTCATGTCCCAGTTCCGGCCGGCCGGCATGGCGGGCGGCCATCTGACCTATTCGCCGTATGTCGTGCCGCGCCTGATCGATGGGGTGCGCTGCGTGGTGGTGGATGCGCGCCTGCGCGAGATTGAACCTTTGGCCTGGAAGTTTGTGTGCGGTTTTGCCGACGACAATAACCTCAAGACCAGCGGCATCAATCCTGCCGATATGAGCAAACCTTAA
- the argF gene encoding ornithine carbamoyltransferase, with protein sequence MDATVQAGPLRHFLQFRDFSHDEILYVLERARLIKDKFKRYQPHHTLHDRTLAMVFEKASTRTRVSFEAGMYQLGGSVIHLTTTDSQLGRSEPIEDTARVVSRMVDIVMIRTFEQTRLERFASHSRVPVINGLTNEYHPCQILADIFTFIEHRGDIRGKTVAWIGDANNMAYTWLQAAEILGFTLHVSAPNGYKLESARTGNPPASVLQEFDDPLQACKGAHLVTTDVWTSMGYEAENEERRKAFADWCVDEEMMASADPSAIFMHCLPAHRGEEVTGEVIDGPQSVVWDEAENRLHVQKALMEFLILGRQNA encoded by the coding sequence ATGGATGCCACCGTGCAAGCAGGACCGCTCAGGCACTTTCTGCAGTTTCGCGATTTCTCTCACGATGAGATCTTGTATGTACTGGAACGTGCGCGCCTGATCAAAGACAAGTTCAAGCGCTACCAGCCGCACCACACGCTGCACGACCGCACCCTGGCCATGGTTTTCGAAAAAGCCAGCACCCGCACCCGCGTCTCTTTTGAAGCCGGCATGTACCAGTTGGGCGGCTCCGTCATCCACCTGACCACCACCGATTCGCAGCTAGGTCGCTCCGAGCCTATCGAAGATACCGCGCGCGTCGTTTCGCGCATGGTCGATATCGTCATGATCCGCACGTTCGAGCAGACCCGCCTGGAGCGCTTCGCCTCGCATTCGCGCGTGCCGGTCATCAACGGCCTGACCAACGAATACCACCCCTGCCAGATCCTGGCCGATATCTTCACCTTCATCGAACATCGGGGCGACATTCGCGGCAAAACCGTGGCTTGGATCGGCGATGCCAACAACATGGCCTACACCTGGCTGCAAGCTGCCGAGATCCTGGGCTTTACCCTGCATGTGTCGGCACCCAACGGCTATAAGTTGGAATCGGCCCGCACGGGCAACCCGCCTGCCAGCGTGCTCCAGGAGTTCGACGACCCCCTGCAAGCCTGCAAGGGCGCGCACCTGGTCACTACCGACGTCTGGACCAGCATGGGCTACGAAGCCGAAAACGAAGAACGCCGCAAAGCGTTTGCCGACTGGTGCGTAGACGAGGAAATGATGGCATCCGCTGATCCATCCGCCATCTTCATGCACTGCCTGCCTGCACACCGTGGCGAGGAAGTCACCGGCGAGGTCATCGACGGGCCGCAAAGCGTGGTCTGGGACGAAGCCGAGAACCGGCTGCACGTGCAAAAAGCCCTGATGGAATTCCTGATCCTGGGACGCCAGAACGCCTGA
- a CDS encoding response regulator translates to MTKPKILIVEDEANIRRFVRIALEQEGMAVAEVASAAQARMDAATRKPDLMIVDLGLPDGDGKELILELRSWVHSPILVLSAREREEEKVAALNAGADDYLVKPFGVPELLARIRALLRRSQLVSSAQAASSRIRFGAVSVDLSTHEVTRAGQPVHLTPIEFRLLSALIRGHGKVLTHQHLLHETWGASYGDRPHYLRVYMMQLRQKLEDDASQPKHLLTELQVGYRLTGALVDAAPEAHAAPGA, encoded by the coding sequence ATGACTAAACCTAAAATACTCATTGTCGAGGACGAAGCCAATATCCGTCGCTTTGTTCGTATTGCGCTCGAGCAAGAGGGCATGGCCGTTGCCGAAGTGGCCTCGGCCGCGCAGGCACGCATGGATGCGGCTACCCGCAAGCCTGACCTGATGATTGTCGACCTGGGCCTGCCTGATGGTGATGGCAAGGAGCTGATTCTTGAATTACGCAGCTGGGTGCATTCGCCCATTCTGGTTCTGTCTGCCAGGGAGCGCGAGGAAGAAAAGGTTGCGGCGCTGAATGCCGGTGCCGATGACTATCTGGTCAAGCCGTTCGGGGTGCCCGAGCTGCTGGCCCGCATTCGGGCCTTGTTGCGCCGTTCCCAGCTCGTGTCCAGTGCCCAGGCGGCGTCCTCTCGAATTCGTTTCGGTGCGGTGTCTGTGGATCTGTCCACGCACGAAGTCACGCGCGCCGGGCAGCCTGTGCATCTGACGCCTATCGAGTTTCGCCTGCTCAGCGCCTTGATTCGCGGGCATGGCAAGGTCTTGACGCACCAGCATCTGCTGCACGAGACATGGGGGGCGTCTTATGGGGACAGGCCGCACTACTTGCGTGTTTACATGATGCAATTGCGCCAGAAGCTGGAGGACGATGCGTCTCAGCCCAAGCACTTGCTGACCGAGCTGCAGGTAGGGTACAGGTTGACGGGGGCGCTTGTCGACGCAGCGCCAGAAGCACACGCTGCGCCCGGTGCTTAA
- a CDS encoding sensor histidine kinase KdpD, which produces MSPDDRPDPDELLQVVGEDPHRPRRGQLKIFFGACAGVGKTYAMLKAAHQLQSEGVAVAIGIVETHGRQETVALTQGLPVLARKELRHNGRVFTEFDLDGALASGYQLLVVDELAHSNVAGSRHAKRWQDVEELLDAGIDVYTALNVQHLDSLNDVVGGIVGVRVRETVPDRIFDRAADVVLVDLPPDDLLARLNAGKVYLAPSAAQARQNFFRRGNLIALRELALRRVADRVNADVHIYRISHAIRTVWPTRELLMVCVSADAAQEALIREGARLAQQLQTPWIVLHVDLPQESDHAKAQEALVRLAASAQHAGAEFANVAGQDVAHTILAYARQRNATKLIMGNTTARLTLPWRPRLAERIARTNPEMGLVLLRIDAVQRPIRPLELEQPMEQAKALSIATLVCVATTLLAEQLLRFFDLSNVIMLFLITVVFIALRLGRLAGVWASLLSVAFFDFFFVEPRFSFSVTDTQYVFTFGVMLAVALIIGQLAAKLQAEARAARDGERRASALARVTRDLAGAIALEQVLAVCRDTIEPLFEMQAVLIVPDSQNQLVATRHAGFVELSVAQWAFDHMEQAGHGTQTLNAATALYLPLKGPMAPRGVLAVLPSGSLSFSTPDGRRLLDACCFTLAQALERIHYVEIAQDTVLRMEGEKMRNTLLSAVSHDLRTPLTAIRGLAETLEHSKGLSEAERSDIARSIRVESDELRRQVSNLLDLARMQSEGVKLHKEWHALGEIVGIAVARCAAALQPRTVQTEFAPDLPLVEVDGVLMERVVANLLDNAAKYTPPASTITIRGLHAGDAMYLLISDDGPGLPSGDPERLFEAFTRGQKESSIAGVGLGLGLCRTIVQAHGGAISAKPRVPHGVTFEIRLPWRAAPQIDSDEAHA; this is translated from the coding sequence ATGTCGCCCGATGACCGACCCGATCCCGACGAGCTGCTGCAGGTGGTGGGCGAAGACCCGCACCGGCCTCGCCGGGGGCAGCTCAAGATTTTTTTTGGTGCCTGCGCCGGCGTGGGCAAGACCTACGCCATGCTCAAGGCCGCGCACCAGTTGCAGTCCGAAGGGGTGGCCGTGGCCATCGGCATTGTGGAAACGCATGGCCGTCAGGAAACAGTGGCCCTGACCCAAGGCCTGCCTGTGCTGGCACGCAAGGAGCTGCGGCACAATGGCCGGGTCTTTACCGAGTTCGATCTGGATGGCGCGCTGGCCTCGGGCTATCAGTTGCTGGTGGTGGACGAGCTGGCGCATTCCAATGTGGCCGGCAGCCGTCATGCCAAGCGCTGGCAGGATGTGGAAGAGCTGCTCGATGCGGGCATCGATGTCTACACCGCGTTGAATGTTCAGCATCTGGATAGTTTGAATGATGTGGTGGGCGGCATTGTGGGGGTGCGGGTTCGGGAAACCGTGCCCGACCGGATTTTCGACCGCGCCGCCGATGTGGTTCTGGTCGATTTGCCGCCCGACGATCTGCTGGCGCGGCTCAATGCCGGTAAAGTGTATTTGGCACCGTCGGCGGCCCAGGCCCGCCAGAACTTCTTTCGGCGCGGCAATCTGATTGCCTTGCGTGAACTGGCGCTGCGGCGGGTGGCCGATCGTGTCAATGCCGATGTGCATATCTACAGAATCTCGCATGCGATACGAACGGTCTGGCCGACCCGCGAACTGTTGATGGTGTGTGTCAGCGCCGATGCCGCCCAGGAAGCCTTGATTCGGGAAGGGGCCAGGCTGGCCCAGCAATTGCAGACTCCGTGGATTGTTCTGCATGTGGATCTGCCGCAGGAAAGCGATCACGCCAAGGCCCAAGAGGCGTTGGTGCGGCTGGCGGCCAGCGCCCAGCACGCAGGTGCCGAATTTGCCAATGTGGCCGGGCAGGATGTGGCGCATACCATTCTGGCCTATGCCCGTCAGCGCAATGCCACTAAATTGATCATGGGCAATACTACGGCGCGCCTTACCTTGCCCTGGCGGCCCCGTCTGGCCGAACGCATTGCCCGCACCAATCCGGAAATGGGGCTGGTGCTGCTGCGCATCGATGCCGTTCAGCGGCCCATCCGCCCGCTGGAGCTGGAGCAGCCCATGGAGCAGGCCAAGGCGCTGTCGATTGCGACCTTGGTATGCGTGGCCACGACGTTGCTGGCCGAGCAGTTGCTGCGCTTTTTTGACTTGTCCAATGTGATCATGCTGTTTCTGATCACCGTGGTCTTTATTGCCTTGCGCCTGGGGCGCTTGGCCGGCGTGTGGGCATCGTTGCTGTCCGTGGCGTTTTTTGATTTCTTTTTTGTGGAGCCACGTTTTTCTTTTTCGGTCACCGATACGCAGTATGTGTTTACCTTCGGGGTCATGTTGGCGGTCGCGCTGATTATTGGCCAACTGGCCGCCAAGTTGCAGGCCGAAGCCAGAGCGGCCCGCGACGGCGAACGGCGGGCGTCGGCCCTGGCGCGGGTGACCCGTGATCTGGCGGGAGCCATTGCCCTGGAGCAGGTGCTGGCGGTATGCCGGGATACCATAGAGCCGTTGTTCGAGATGCAGGCAGTCCTTATCGTGCCCGACAGTCAGAACCAGTTGGTCGCTACCCGCCATGCCGGTTTCGTGGAACTGTCGGTGGCGCAGTGGGCGTTTGACCATATGGAGCAGGCCGGTCATGGCACGCAAACCCTGAATGCGGCCACTGCGCTGTACCTGCCGCTGAAAGGCCCGATGGCCCCGCGTGGGGTGCTGGCCGTTCTGCCCAGTGGCTCCTTGTCCTTCAGTACGCCGGATGGGCGTCGTTTACTGGATGCCTGCTGTTTTACGCTGGCTCAGGCGCTGGAGCGCATTCACTATGTTGAAATCGCACAGGATACGGTGCTGCGCATGGAAGGCGAAAAAATGCGCAACACCTTGCTGTCAGCTGTTTCGCACGATTTGCGCACGCCGCTGACGGCGATCCGGGGTCTGGCCGAAACCCTGGAGCACTCCAAGGGTTTGAGCGAAGCTGAACGCAGCGATATTGCGCGCTCGATCCGTGTGGAGTCCGACGAGTTGCGTCGTCAGGTGTCTAATCTGTTGGACTTGGCCCGCATGCAAAGCGAAGGCGTCAAGCTGCACAAAGAATGGCACGCGCTGGGCGAAATCGTTGGTATTGCGGTGGCCCGCTGTGCAGCGGCTTTGCAGCCTCGCACGGTGCAGACGGAATTTGCGCCCGATCTGCCGCTGGTGGAGGTGGACGGTGTGCTGATGGAGCGTGTCGTGGCTAATTTGCTGGATAATGCGGCCAAGTACACGCCACCGGCCAGCACCATTACGATCCGGGGATTACACGCGGGCGATGCCATGTATTTATTGATCAGCGATGATGGCCCCGGCCTGCCGTCGGGTGATCCCGAGCGACTGTTCGAGGCCTTTACGCGAGGCCAGAAAGAATCCTCTATTGCGGGCGTCGGCCTGGGGTTGGGACTGTGCCGCACGATTGTTCAAGCGCACGGCGGTGCCATCAGCGCCAAGCCGCGCGTGCCGCACGGCGTTACCTTCGAGATTCGCCTGCCTTGGCGGGCCGCCCCACAGATCGACAGCGACGAGGCTCATGCATGA